In a single window of the Rhodoferax saidenbachensis genome:
- the ubiA gene encoding 4-hydroxybenzoate octaprenyltransferase, translating to MPSLASTKLALYLDLIRWNRPAGWLLLLWPTLSALWLAAGGFPGWHLITVFTLGTILMRSAGCCVNDVADRDFDKHVQRTAQRPVTSGRISTREALAVGAVLALAAFGLVLTTNTVTIAWSFAALAVALVYPYAKRYVSMPQAVLGVAFSFGIPMAFAAVTGEVPLLAWVLLIGNLFWVLAYDTEYAMVDRDDDLKIGMKTSAITLGRWDVSAVLSFYVIYLLIWSWVVAPRVSPLGWWLGVAAAAAQVVWHAALIRTRSRDGCFKAFRLNHWVGFALFAGVVVSYSVR from the coding sequence GTGCCCTCTCTCGCCTCCACCAAACTCGCGCTCTACCTTGACCTGATCCGCTGGAACCGCCCCGCGGGCTGGCTGTTGCTGCTGTGGCCCACGCTCAGCGCGTTGTGGCTGGCGGCGGGTGGTTTCCCCGGCTGGCACCTGATAACAGTGTTCACGCTGGGCACCATCCTCATGCGCAGCGCGGGTTGCTGTGTCAACGATGTGGCCGACCGCGATTTCGACAAACACGTCCAGCGCACCGCACAGCGCCCGGTCACCAGCGGGCGCATCTCCACGCGCGAGGCGTTGGCTGTAGGTGCCGTGCTGGCGCTGGCTGCGTTTGGCCTGGTACTGACGACCAACACCGTGACGATTGCCTGGTCGTTTGCCGCACTGGCCGTGGCGCTGGTCTACCCCTACGCCAAACGGTATGTCTCCATGCCGCAGGCCGTGCTGGGCGTGGCATTCAGTTTTGGCATTCCCATGGCCTTCGCCGCTGTGACAGGCGAAGTGCCTTTGCTGGCCTGGGTGCTCTTGATTGGCAATCTGTTCTGGGTGCTGGCCTATGACACCGAATACGCCATGGTGGACCGCGACGACGACCTGAAGATCGGCATGAAGACCTCGGCCATCACGCTGGGCCGCTGGGACGTGTCGGCAGTTTTGTCGTTTTATGTGATCTATCTGCTCATCTGGTCCTGGGTGGTCGCGCCCCGCGTGTCGCCGCTGGGCTGGTGGCTGGGCGTGGCTGCCGCTGCCGCGCAAGTGGTGTGGCACGCCGCGCTGATCCGCACGCGCAGCCGTGACGGCTGCTTCAAGGCCTTCCGGCTCAACCACTGGGTCGGGTTTGCACTGTTTGCGGGCGTGGTGGTGAGCTATTCGGTGCGTTAG